A genomic stretch from Pseudomonadota bacterium includes:
- the dnaJ gene encoding molecular chaperone DnaJ, translating into MRRDYYETLNVSKNATEEELKKAYRKLALNYHPDRNPGNKQAEEKFKEINEAYEVLSNSDKRLRYDRFGTADDAGTFFDFGFSGNFDNVFNDIFSDFFGGQSQRQRARKGEDLRYNFEIEFEEAVFGVEKEIEIPREERCPTCKGSRIEPGCQPVVCKYCGGRGQVKQSHGFFTINRTCEYCGGDGYIIKNPCKACKGKGQVKTKKKIKLKIPPGVDTGARLKLRGEGMQGYADTHAGDLYVVLHVKEHPIFEREGDDILVQIDVTFPLLCIGGEITIPTIKGNTKITIPPGTQPEKVFRMKGLGVTKSDGYGKGDEVIHLNIVIPDSLTERQRTLIEELAGEFSQDVGVTERGFKEKFKQFFEWKE; encoded by the coding sequence ATGAGAAGAGATTACTATGAAACGCTTAATGTTTCTAAAAATGCCACAGAAGAAGAGCTGAAGAAGGCCTACCGGAAACTTGCACTGAACTATCATCCCGATAGAAACCCGGGTAACAAACAAGCAGAGGAAAAGTTTAAAGAGATTAACGAGGCCTATGAGGTACTGAGCAACTCTGATAAAAGGTTGCGATATGACAGGTTCGGAACCGCAGATGATGCGGGAACCTTTTTTGATTTTGGATTTAGCGGTAATTTTGACAATGTTTTCAATGACATCTTCAGCGATTTTTTTGGCGGGCAAAGCCAGAGGCAAAGGGCAAGGAAAGGTGAAGACCTGCGGTACAATTTTGAAATAGAGTTTGAAGAGGCTGTCTTCGGTGTTGAAAAGGAAATTGAAATCCCCAGGGAAGAGAGATGTCCCACGTGTAAGGGGTCGAGAATAGAACCCGGTTGCCAGCCTGTCGTATGCAAGTATTGTGGCGGGAGGGGGCAGGTCAAACAGAGCCACGGTTTTTTCACGATAAATCGTACCTGTGAATATTGTGGTGGTGATGGATATATTATAAAAAACCCCTGTAAAGCCTGTAAAGGGAAGGGACAGGTTAAGACAAAAAAGAAGATAAAGCTGAAAATTCCTCCCGGAGTGGATACCGGAGCAAGGTTGAAGTTGCGTGGCGAAGGAATGCAGGGATATGCGGATACCCATGCAGGAGACCTTTATGTTGTCCTGCATGTAAAGGAGCATCCGATATTCGAAAGAGAAGGCGATGACATTCTTGTTCAGATCGATGTTACCTTTCCACTTCTCTGCATCGGCGGCGAAATAACGATTCCTACCATCAAAGGCAATACAAAGATAACCATTCCACCCGGTACACAACCGGAGAAGGTCTTCAGAATGAAAGGTCTTGGTGTTACGAAGTCGGATGGATACGGTAAGGGCGATGAAGTTATCCATCTTAATATCGTAATCCCTGATAGCCTTACAGAAAGGCAGAGAACGTTAATCGAGGAGCTTGCAGGGGAATTCAGCCAGGATGTAGGAGTGACAGAAAGGGGTTTTAAGGAAAAATTCAAACAATTTTTTGAGTGGAAGGAATAA
- a CDS encoding OFA family MFS transporter yields the protein MTQDAKVFGMSANTGRWLFVVLGIVVNMCLGAVYAYSVFKKPLEIMFKSTATEGNLPFMVFLAMFALFTFFSGRFIDKMGPRIVMMFGGIVVGVGWILTYFASSMTMVIITYGIIGGAGVGIVYGGPVSVATKWFPDKKGLAVGLSLLGFGASAFVTAPLAKNLIAAYSNNPLPAFGIMGIGFLIITVILSMFMKFPEAGWKPAGWNPPQAAGGTAARTFTAGQMIGTSSFYGLWLCYILGATAGLMAIGISATVGREVIGLDVGTATLLVSVFAIFNGIGRPIFGALADKITPRGAAILSFVIIAVCSFMMLAAGPGSKGLYAVAFCGFWLCLGGWLAIGPAATATFFGLEGYAQKYGVVFSAYGLGAIIGGIISGKAKDAFGSYTTAFYPTAGMAILGIIIAVILLKPPKKS from the coding sequence ATGACTCAAGATGCAAAAGTCTTTGGGATGTCTGCAAACACAGGAAGGTGGTTATTTGTAGTGCTTGGTATAGTTGTAAACATGTGCCTGGGAGCTGTCTACGCATACAGCGTCTTTAAAAAGCCCTTGGAAATAATGTTCAAGTCAACTGCTACAGAGGGTAATTTGCCCTTTATGGTTTTTCTCGCCATGTTTGCCCTGTTCACATTCTTTTCAGGGCGTTTCATTGATAAAATGGGGCCCCGTATAGTCATGATGTTCGGCGGAATAGTTGTCGGTGTCGGATGGATACTTACCTATTTCGCCTCCAGTATGACCATGGTTATCATCACCTACGGAATCATCGGCGGCGCCGGCGTCGGTATTGTCTACGGTGGACCAGTTTCGGTTGCCACCAAATGGTTCCCCGATAAAAAAGGTTTGGCCGTTGGCCTTTCACTCCTCGGGTTCGGCGCTTCAGCCTTCGTAACAGCTCCTTTGGCGAAGAACCTTATTGCAGCTTATTCAAATAATCCACTTCCTGCCTTCGGTATTATGGGAATCGGGTTTCTCATTATCACTGTGATCCTTTCCATGTTTATGAAATTTCCCGAAGCTGGCTGGAAACCTGCAGGGTGGAATCCTCCTCAGGCAGCAGGCGGGACAGCAGCACGAACATTTACCGCCGGGCAAATGATTGGAACATCAAGCTTTTACGGCCTCTGGCTCTGCTACATTTTAGGTGCAACAGCAGGCCTCATGGCAATCGGTATTTCTGCGACTGTCGGAAGGGAAGTAATAGGGCTTGATGTTGGAACTGCTACATTGCTTGTATCGGTATTTGCCATTTTTAACGGCATTGGTCGTCCTATTTTCGGCGCACTTGCCGACAAGATTACTCCAAGGGGAGCTGCTATACTATCTTTTGTCATCATCGCTGTTTGCTCTTTCATGATGCTCGCTGCCGGACCGGGTTCTAAGGGGCTTTATGCCGTTGCTTTCTGTGGTTTCTGGCTTTGCCTTGGTGGCTGGCTCGCCATAGGACCTGCGGCCACGGCAACCTTCTTTGGCCTTGAAGGATACGCGCAGAAGTATGGTGTTGTTTTTAGTGCATACGGTTTAGGCGCGATCATAGGCGGCATTATTTCCGGGAAGGCAAAAGACGCCTTTGGCAGCTACACCACGGCTTTCTACCCTACAGCAGGAATGGCCATTCTCGGCATTATCATCGCCGTTATCCTTCTCAAACCACCAAAAAAATCATAA